The Littorina saxatilis isolate snail1 linkage group LG15, US_GU_Lsax_2.0, whole genome shotgun sequence genome contains a region encoding:
- the LOC138948378 gene encoding uncharacterized protein: MAAHSDSGRDFSKLNCESLREYLKARGISATGYCKQSLVRLATCASGLSLETDPDSSNVDVASQVKSSLQGLNFPVLDPFTLPFSDDFSSTPMIGLIDVFNYLIDSRTDFDKKATKAYKSYEDYRLFHDGHVLELKCWNNERFCCYQSRVKPTQRQKTYILTDAYKLWIIADRDGDIHMAYCQCPAGSDGACRHIAAALYAIEDHEVKSVTDGPAVWVRRNTACEEAERLNMLPQIKARYDNRVPRKLPSADNFDPRAYEDRVHTAEKEALFAELLSKELPDAAVLECLVDSSQDPSETTDADEQLLQHSVAARTKDITSQGDTDRDFDCVVDALRSEQETLQRIEKATRGQNNNPLWYVMRQGRVTASDMKRVCSRHTTLCGKPDTDCTKLVDHILGKRTDFDTPALAWGRKKEKKAREHYCRVEKKKHKNFTLSERGLQISSRKPFLGCSVDGLVSCSCTGHSEKLIEIKCPYALRELSPKDAARQRGCELNVDNGSWSLNERSQYFHQIQTQLFVYGLSECDLVIYTTKGIIIVPVQYSEKFAVEFVRKAEDFYKSQICPALLCVKA; this comes from the exons ATGGCTGCTCATAGCGACAGTGGACGGGACTTTTCTAAATTAAACTGTGAATCTCTTCGGGAATACCTCAAAGCAAGAGGGATTAGTGCCACGGGTTATTGCAAACAATCTTTGGTCCGACTTGCCACCTGCGCCAGCGGATTATCGCTTGAAACTGACCCTGATTCGTCCAACGTTGACGTGGCCAGCCAGGTCAAATCAAGTCTACAGGGCTTGAATTTTCCGGTTCTTGACCCCTTCACGCTACCGTTTTCTGATGATTTTAGTTCGACACCAATGATAGGCCTGATCGACGTTTTCAACTATCTGATCGACAGCAGGACTGACTTCGATAAGAAAGCGACAAAGGCGTACAAAAGCTACGAAGATTACAGACTTTTTCACGATGGCCATGTTTTGGAACTCAAGTGCTGGAACAACGAAAGATTTTGCTGCTACCAGTCCCGTGTAAAGCCTACTCAACGACAGAAGACCTACATCTTGACAGATGCATACAAGCTGTGGATCATCGCTGATCGTGATGGGGACATCCACATGGCTTATTGTCAGTGTCCTGCAGG ATCTGATGGTGCATGCAGACATATTGCAGCAGCTTTGTATGCTATAGAAGACCATGAGGTGAAGTCAGTCACAGATGGACCTGCTGTCTGGGTGAGGCGCAACACTGCCTGTGAAGAAGCTGAAAGACTGAACATGCTGCCCCAGATTAAAGCCAG GTATGATAACAGAGTTCCTCGTAAGCTTCCGTCTGCAGACAACTTTGATCCACGGGCTTATGAAGACAGAGTGCATACTGCTGAGAAGGAAGCCTTGTTTGCTGAATTACTTTCCAAG GAGCTGCCCGATGCTGCAGTGCTAGAGTGCTTGGTTGACAGTAGCCAGGATCCAAGTGAGACCACTGATGCAGATGAACAGCTTCTGCAGCATTCTGTTGCAGCAAGGACCAAGGATATCACTTCACAAGGCGACACAGATCGTGactttgattgtgttgttgatgctcTGCGTTCAGAGCAAGAGACGCTGCAGCGGATTGAGAAAGCAACTCGCGGACAGAATAACAATCCGCTGTGGTACGTTATGAGGCAGGGCCGTGTGACTGCCTCCGACATGAAGCGCGTCTGTTCTAGACACACCACCCTGTGTGGGAAGCCCGACACGGACTGTACAAAATTAGTAGATCACATCCTGGGGAAACGGACAGACTTTGACACTCCAGCTTTGGCTTGgggaaggaagaaagagaaaaaagcaaGAGAGCACTATTGTCgcgtggagaaaaaaaagcataaaAACTTTACACTCAGTGAAAGAGGGTTACAGATTTCCAGTAGAAAACCCTTCTTGGGATGCTCAGTAGATGGTCTTGTATCATGCTCTTGTACTGGTCACAGTGAGAAGTTGATAGAAATCAAATGTCCGTATGCACTAAGAGAGCTGTCACCCAAAGATGCCGCAAGGCAGAGAGGTTGCGAGCTGAACGTAGACAATGGGAGCTGGAGTCTCAATGAAAGGTCTCAGTACTTTCACCAAATACAAACACAGCTGTTCGTGTATGGTCTGAGTGAGTGTGATTTGGTGATTTACACAACAAAAGGGATTATCATTGTTCCTGTGCAGTACAGTGAGAAGTTTGCTGTGGAATTTGTCCGGAAGGCAGAAGATTTTTACAAATCCCAAATTTGCCCTGCATTATTGTGTGTTAAAGCCTGA